The following nucleotide sequence is from Thermococcus sp..
TCGCCGAAGTACTGGAAGACGAACCTGCCGAAGCCCGTCATGTCACGGTGTACGTCCCTGACCTCCCTGAGAACCCTCCTCACCTTCGGCGGATACTCTTCGTAGGGAAGCGGAATGCTCTTCACGAAGACCCTGTCCTTGAAGAAGTCCGTTGTTAGGCCCACGCTCCCAACGTGCCTCTCCAGCTGGTTGAACTTCCTCTCTGTCCAGAAGCGGTGGAGGATTATCCTCGGGTCTTCCTTCGCCAGCGGGAAGTTCTCTTCTTCGGTGTCGAGCCAGAACTCAAGGTAGGGCTGGCCCCTCTCTATGACTATCCTCGCCAAAAGCCTGGCGTTCTTTGGTATCTCCCTCTGGGTTTCGCTGATGTGGTACTCCCTGCCGTTCTCGCTGTAGGTTTCGCCCTCTTCTCTCGTTCCGGCCTTCGAGACGAAGTAAGCCTCCCTTCCGTCAATGGTTCCGAGGTGCAGGTCGTAGCCCCAGGCCTTCAAATCCTTGAACCTGAACCTCCTTTCAGCCGGGACTATTCCGGTGTTCTCGACTATGTAGTAGCCTTCGAGCATTTTTCCCCACCAAAAGTTATTAAAAGGACGGGAACTTTTAAAGGTTTTCATCGATTACCAGCTCAACCTCGGCCACGGTCTCCGGGTTCCTGAGGAGCTCCACAATGAGCCTGTCTATGTCCCTGGCCGCTTTGTTGGCCCTCACCGCGAGGGTCCTGGCGTCTATGTAGGTGCTCTTCCTCACAACCATCGAGTGCTCGTGGTCGAGGATTAAGCGTGGATCTCCGTAGGCGATGACCTCATCAACAAACCCGCCGACCTTAATCCTGACGATGAGCCTTTTCCCCTCCCTAAGG
It contains:
- a CDS encoding TIGR00703 family protein, producing MLEGYYIVENTGIVPAERRFRFKDLKAWGYDLHLGTIDGREAYFVSKAGTREEGETYSENGREYHISETQREIPKNARLLARIVIERGQPYLEFWLDTEEENFPLAKEDPRIILHRFWTERKFNQLERHVGSVGLTTDFFKDRVFVKSIPLPYEEYPPKVRRVLREVRDVHRDMTGFGRFVFQYFGEEDKAHQYRLWWLLPTIHLFDVEVSNEVDKVLAMLD
- a CDS encoding DUF371 domain-containing protein; translated protein: MLREVIHCRGHENVRATHKSTLEFTKEDYLTPRGDCILCVSADKSLKDLSEDFKRALREGKRLIVRIKVGGFVDEVIAYGDPRLILDHEHSMVVRKSTYIDARTLAVRANKAARDIDRLIVELLRNPETVAEVELVIDENL